A stretch of Paenibacillus mucilaginosus 3016 DNA encodes these proteins:
- a CDS encoding Ger(x)C family spore germination protein, translated as MRHAILRSLPLLAGCLLLLTGCWDRKELNNVAIVMGVGIDKGQGEEYKVTAQVIKPSPPNKGGGGGSELPTWSLTAKGTTVLDAINELNRISPRRLYWPHTQLLLLGRELAESGVGGILSWFERDRDSRSGTYIAVTHGKAEDLLNQKIELGNVPSKAIVELIESAIQRQLTSRRTTLRDFISVLSTPGIDAAVDVIDSRAIRGKVETYELRGAAVFKGDRLKGFLPSEEASTIEMASGTFKDAVINIPCPQEGMSGEVSFTVTDFQRKISMTLESGRPVMGLRMIVEGNLSDQSCPVRLLQEDLRSKVEAAIGQRIQQAVKTSFAKTSKWGADIFGVGRELHRTHPSVWRQQGQEWDRNLATAKLQPSVSVSIRRSGLVLEPTPAGMR; from the coding sequence ATGCGGCATGCCATCCTTCGCAGCCTGCCCCTGCTCGCCGGGTGTCTGCTGCTGCTCACCGGCTGCTGGGACCGCAAGGAGCTTAACAACGTGGCCATTGTCATGGGCGTAGGCATTGACAAGGGCCAGGGCGAGGAATACAAGGTGACGGCGCAGGTCATCAAGCCTTCACCGCCGAACAAGGGCGGGGGAGGGGGCTCCGAGCTGCCGACCTGGAGCCTGACCGCCAAAGGGACCACCGTGCTCGATGCGATCAACGAGCTCAACCGGATCTCGCCCCGGCGCCTGTACTGGCCCCATACCCAGCTGCTCCTTCTGGGAAGGGAGCTGGCCGAGTCGGGGGTGGGCGGCATTCTCAGCTGGTTCGAGCGGGACCGCGACAGCCGTTCGGGGACCTACATCGCGGTCACCCACGGCAAGGCGGAAGATCTGCTCAACCAGAAGATCGAGCTCGGGAATGTGCCGTCGAAGGCGATCGTCGAGCTGATCGAGTCGGCGATCCAGCGGCAGCTGACCTCCCGGCGGACCACGCTCCGGGACTTCATCAGCGTCCTGTCGACCCCGGGCATCGACGCGGCCGTGGATGTCATCGACTCGCGCGCCATCCGCGGGAAAGTGGAGACCTACGAGCTGCGGGGCGCCGCCGTGTTCAAGGGGGACCGGCTGAAGGGCTTCCTGCCTTCGGAGGAGGCCTCCACCATTGAGATGGCCTCCGGCACCTTCAAGGATGCGGTCATCAATATCCCCTGCCCGCAGGAGGGCATGAGCGGAGAGGTCTCGTTCACCGTGACGGATTTTCAGCGGAAGATCAGCATGACGCTGGAATCGGGGCGTCCGGTGATGGGGCTGCGCATGATCGTCGAAGGCAATCTATCCGATCAATCTTGCCCGGTCCGGCTCCTGCAGGAGGATCTCCGATCCAAGGTCGAGGCGGCTATCGGGCAGCGCATCCAGCAGGCGGTGAAGACATCTTTCGCCAAAACCTCCAAGTGGGGCGCCGATATTTTCGGTGTGGGCCGGGAGCTGCACCGCACCCACCCTTCGGTCTGGCGGCAGCAGGGTCAGGAGTGGGACCGGAATCTCGCTACGGCGAAGCTGCAGCCAAGTGTCAGCGTCAGCATCCGGCGCAGCGGGCTGGTGCTGGAGCCGACGCCGGCAGGTATGCGATAA
- a CDS encoding ABC transporter substrate-binding protein, which yields MNKRWKQGAAAVLALGLGLAAVLSGCGPAKTEESVKVRIGEVTRSIFYAPQYVAVNQGFFKAEGLDVELTTTFGGDKTMTALLTGGIDVALVGSETSIYVAQQGSGDPVINFAQLTQTDGTFLVSRKPAQGTFDWNSLKGSTFLGQRKGGMPQMAGEFTLKKHGINPQKDLNLIQNVEFANIPTAFASGTGDYVQLFEPQATMFEQQGKGYVIASFGVESGRLPYTVFMTKKSYIDKNPDALQKFTNAVQKAQNWVAASSVDVIADSIASFFPDTDKEIIKGVVKRYKDQGSFASDGIVDAEEWSNLQNVMEAAGELKARVDHGSLVDNRFAEKAKASVK from the coding sequence ATGAACAAACGGTGGAAGCAGGGAGCGGCGGCGGTGCTGGCGCTGGGACTCGGACTTGCGGCGGTGCTGTCCGGCTGCGGGCCGGCCAAGACGGAGGAGAGCGTGAAGGTGCGGATCGGCGAAGTGACCCGGTCGATCTTCTACGCGCCGCAATATGTGGCGGTAAACCAAGGATTCTTTAAGGCGGAAGGGCTGGACGTGGAGCTGACCACGACCTTCGGCGGCGACAAAACGATGACGGCACTGCTGACAGGAGGGATCGATGTCGCGCTTGTCGGCTCCGAGACCTCCATCTATGTGGCGCAGCAGGGCAGCGGGGACCCCGTGATCAACTTCGCCCAGCTGACCCAGACGGACGGCACCTTCCTCGTGTCGCGCAAACCGGCCCAGGGCACCTTCGATTGGAACTCGCTCAAGGGGAGCACCTTCCTTGGGCAGCGCAAGGGCGGCATGCCGCAGATGGCGGGCGAGTTTACACTGAAAAAGCACGGGATCAACCCCCAGAAGGATCTGAATCTGATCCAGAACGTGGAATTCGCGAACATTCCGACGGCCTTTGCCTCGGGCACAGGGGACTACGTGCAGCTCTTCGAGCCCCAGGCGACGATGTTCGAGCAGCAGGGCAAGGGCTACGTCATCGCCTCGTTCGGTGTCGAGAGCGGCAGGCTGCCCTATACGGTCTTCATGACCAAGAAAAGCTACATCGACAAAAACCCGGACGCTCTCCAGAAATTCACCAACGCCGTGCAGAAGGCGCAGAACTGGGTGGCGGCGAGCTCGGTCGACGTGATCGCGGACAGCATCGCCTCCTTCTTCCCGGACACGGACAAAGAGATCATCAAGGGCGTCGTGAAGCGGTATAAGGACCAGGGGTCCTTTGCCTCCGACGGGATTGTGGATGCCGAAGAATGGAGCAACCTGCAGAATGTGATGGAGGCCGCGGGCGAGCTGAAGGCGCGTGTCGACCACGGCAGCCTCGTAGACAACAGGTTTGCGGAGAAAGCCAAAGCGAGTGTGAAATAA
- a CDS encoding ABC transporter ATP-binding protein yields MESAVELDHVSHVYVNGRGAYPALLDISLTVRQGEFISLIGPSGCGKTTLLSLISGLLTPTAGNVRVFGEKVEQGGVQRIGYMLQQDYLFPWRTIGANASLGLELLGRLDAASQKLVDGLMEEMGLGGQSQRYPHQLSGGMRQRVALVRTLATEPDVLLLDEPFSALDYQTKLQLEELVSGTLKARGKTAVLVTHDITEAVAMSDRVIVLQPNPGRLLADMEVPELIRAASPLKARETEGFHELFHRLWGLFESMDKGGGRSHG; encoded by the coding sequence GTGGAGAGCGCAGTGGAGCTGGACCATGTATCCCATGTGTATGTCAACGGCAGAGGAGCTTATCCTGCGCTGCTGGACATCAGCCTGACGGTACGGCAGGGCGAATTCATCTCCCTGATCGGCCCGAGCGGCTGCGGCAAAACGACGCTGCTGTCGCTGATCAGCGGACTGCTGACCCCGACGGCAGGGAATGTCCGGGTTTTCGGCGAGAAGGTGGAGCAGGGGGGCGTGCAGCGGATCGGCTACATGCTTCAGCAGGATTACCTGTTCCCCTGGCGGACCATCGGGGCCAATGCCTCGCTGGGGCTCGAGCTGCTCGGCCGGCTGGATGCGGCTTCGCAGAAGCTCGTCGACGGACTGATGGAGGAGATGGGGCTCGGAGGGCAGTCACAGCGCTATCCGCATCAGCTCTCCGGCGGCATGAGGCAGCGCGTGGCGCTTGTCCGGACGCTGGCGACCGAGCCGGACGTGCTGCTGCTGGACGAACCGTTCTCGGCGCTCGATTACCAGACGAAGCTTCAGCTGGAGGAGCTGGTCTCGGGCACGCTCAAGGCGCGGGGCAAGACCGCGGTGCTCGTCACGCACGATATCACCGAGGCGGTCGCCATGAGCGACCGGGTCATCGTGCTCCAGCCGAATCCGGGCCGGCTGCTGGCGGACATGGAGGTGCCTGAGCTCATCCGGGCTGCCTCCCCGCTGAAGGCCAGGGAGACGGAGGGCTTCCACGAGCTGTTCCACCGGCTGTGGGGCCTGTTTGAAAGCATGGATAAGGGAGGGGGGCGCAGTCATGGCTGA
- a CDS encoding ABC transporter permease produces MAELKGTPAEEGRQQPAELADEVYTAFRRSERRLALSVRLTQLALLVLFFGLWETAAAFKWIDGLLFSSPSRIVQLLYEKLLDGSLLEHTWVTVWETVVGFVLGTLLGTAGAALIWFSPFLSRVLDPYIVVLNSLPKVALGPLFIVALGPGVLSIIATTLSLTVIITILVIYNAFREVDPNLVKVVRIFGGSTGTVFRKVILPASYPAIISTLKVNVGLAWVGVIVGEFLVSKAGLGYLIIYGFQVFNFTLVIGALFVIAAAAALMYQLVASVESRLIGRSR; encoded by the coding sequence ATGGCTGAACTCAAGGGTACACCTGCGGAAGAAGGAAGGCAGCAGCCGGCGGAGCTGGCGGACGAAGTCTACACGGCCTTCCGCCGCTCCGAACGCAGGCTCGCGCTGTCCGTCCGCCTGACCCAGCTTGCGCTGCTCGTCCTGTTCTTCGGCTTGTGGGAGACGGCGGCCGCCTTCAAATGGATTGACGGGCTCCTGTTCAGCTCGCCGAGCCGGATCGTGCAGCTCCTGTACGAGAAGCTGCTCGACGGCTCCCTGCTCGAACACACGTGGGTAACGGTGTGGGAGACGGTCGTCGGCTTCGTGCTCGGCACGCTGCTCGGCACGGCGGGAGCGGCCCTGATCTGGTTCTCCCCGTTCCTGTCGCGGGTGCTGGATCCCTACATCGTCGTTCTGAATTCCCTGCCGAAGGTAGCGCTCGGCCCGCTGTTCATCGTGGCTCTGGGTCCGGGCGTGCTGTCCATTATCGCGACGACGCTGTCGCTGACCGTCATTATCACGATTCTGGTCATCTACAACGCCTTCCGGGAGGTCGACCCGAATCTGGTGAAGGTGGTGCGGATCTTCGGCGGGTCGACGGGGACCGTATTCCGCAAAGTCATTCTCCCGGCCTCCTACCCTGCGATCATCTCGACCCTGAAGGTGAATGTGGGCCTGGCATGGGTCGGAGTGATCGTCGGGGAGTTCCTGGTGAGCAAGGCGGGGCTCGGTTATCTCATCATCTACGGGTTCCAGGTGTTCAACTTCACCCTCGTGATCGGCGCCCTGTTCGTCATTGCGGCGGCAGCGGCCCTGATGTACCAGTTGGTTGCATCGGTCGAAAGCCGCCTTATCGGCCGGAGCAGGTAA
- a CDS encoding aromatic acid exporter family protein, which translates to MGIRVLKSALAVIAAIYLSLAVGLTSPLSAGLLAIMGVDVTIRKGLSTSFQRIAASVIGLFFASGLFWALGFHVWVIGVFVLVLYPVLAQLQLRDGIITCSVVMFHVYGAGALSTDLLLNEIALLVIGLGTATVINMLYMPREHKNLQHYRLKVEELFSRIFVEISRHLRDNEYVWSGAELLQAEDTLRDAIRTAERTEQNSIVSGGPAWSVYFHMRDRQLLSISRMAQLVARVYQTLPHGELLAAVFDELKEDVKVAHYTGRGEKRLEELQEQYRLMPLPVTREEFEIRAALLQLVEELKAYLAVAKREKRPMEKSSGGA; encoded by the coding sequence ATGGGCATCCGTGTGCTGAAATCCGCTCTTGCGGTGATCGCCGCCATTTATCTTTCACTGGCCGTGGGCCTGACCTCCCCGCTCTCCGCAGGACTGCTCGCCATTATGGGAGTGGATGTGACGATCAGAAAAGGGCTCAGCACCTCATTCCAGCGTATCGCCGCTTCGGTGATCGGGCTGTTCTTCGCTTCCGGCCTGTTCTGGGCGCTGGGCTTTCATGTGTGGGTCATCGGCGTCTTCGTGCTCGTCCTGTATCCGGTGCTTGCCCAGCTCCAGCTGCGTGACGGGATCATTACCTGCTCCGTCGTGATGTTTCATGTCTACGGGGCGGGCGCGCTCAGCACCGATCTGCTCCTCAACGAGATCGCGCTTCTCGTGATCGGTCTCGGGACGGCGACGGTCATCAATATGCTCTATATGCCAAGGGAGCACAAAAATCTGCAGCACTACCGGCTGAAGGTAGAGGAGCTGTTCTCCCGGATCTTCGTCGAGATCTCGAGGCATCTGCGTGATAACGAATATGTATGGAGCGGTGCCGAACTGCTGCAGGCCGAGGATACCCTGCGGGACGCGATCCGGACGGCGGAGCGGACCGAGCAGAACAGCATTGTCAGCGGAGGGCCGGCATGGAGCGTCTACTTCCATATGCGCGACCGGCAGCTGCTCTCGATCTCGCGGATGGCGCAGCTTGTGGCTCGTGTCTATCAGACGCTGCCGCACGGGGAGCTCCTGGCGGCAGTATTCGACGAGCTGAAGGAAGACGTGAAGGTCGCCCATTATACGGGCCGGGGAGAGAAACGGCTTGAGGAGCTGCAGGAGCAGTACCGCCTCATGCCGCTTCCGGTAACGCGGGAAGAGTTCGAGATCCGGGCCGCGCTGCTGCAGCTGGTAGAGGAGCTCAAAGCTTATCTTGCCGTGGCGAAGCGGGAGAAGCGTCCCATGGAGAAGAGCAGTGGGGGGGCTTAA
- a CDS encoding outer spore coat protein CotE, which translates to MSLDKDLQCREIYTKAVCGKGRKFSQVTNTVTPPHAPTSILGAWIINNQYDAVKSGENVEVVGTYDINIWYSYDRNTKTDVAKETVSYAEVVPLHYLDKKHKPGTAEVSAVATQEPNCVEASISSSGSSVVLRVEREYKVEMLAETKVCVVVCGSCDDYDDKHVEFGGDDGDYEDLDPDLLDEELN; encoded by the coding sequence ATGTCATTAGATAAAGATTTGCAGTGCAGAGAGATCTATACGAAGGCTGTCTGTGGCAAAGGTCGCAAATTCTCGCAGGTAACGAACACGGTCACTCCGCCTCATGCTCCGACAAGTATTTTGGGTGCTTGGATCATCAACAACCAATACGACGCGGTCAAATCGGGGGAGAACGTGGAAGTGGTAGGTACTTACGACATCAACATCTGGTATTCCTACGACCGGAATACAAAGACCGATGTCGCGAAAGAAACGGTTTCTTACGCCGAGGTTGTGCCGCTTCACTACCTCGACAAGAAACATAAGCCGGGCACCGCCGAGGTCTCGGCCGTCGCTACCCAGGAACCCAACTGCGTGGAAGCAAGCATCTCCTCCAGCGGCTCGTCGGTTGTGCTCCGCGTAGAGCGGGAGTACAAGGTAGAGATGCTGGCCGAGACTAAGGTGTGTGTGGTGGTATGCGGCAGCTGCGACGATTACGACGACAAACATGTTGAATTCGGCGGGGATGACGGGGACTATGAGGATCTCGATCCGGACCTGCTCGATGAGGAACTGAACTGA
- a CDS encoding putative amidoligase domain-containing protein — MRAFLLHSGEEKLRPLLERLTIAHGTRLEPAEEGGHFIIHWGAYHPDRGSADVLQPVKAVLLAGSSVRAGETLALHGMDSALGEVEAAGGRSRRGKQRGGAAEDEGWTHDFLVPVFHLEALTLLHRGPGVFYGGRVPAGVRLPEGLPDRGYEEVGLEQPTYYGSKALREAVKALYALGLDYGVVRIGVRTGGTLAVRRVEAVPELTPRLAELFAGAMNRYGARLDERRGAPQLDVMLGADPEFLLLNGRGKVRFASAFMDKDGPVGCDAIVLPSRRKIYPLAELRPRPSTEVRELIVQLHRTLQLAARRITDEELVWVAGGMPVKGFPLGGHIHFSRVDLESRLLRVLDNYLALPLTLIEDGSTGQRRPQYGFLGDFRRQRHGGFEYRVLPSWMVSPAVAKGVLALAKLAAEHYPQLRQRPLSDPEVAKAYYRGDKSRIRPLLPALWRDLERLPGYAALEDYLLPLRRMMVQMRPWNEREDIRTKWKIRPYS, encoded by the coding sequence ATGCGGGCTTTCCTGCTGCATTCGGGTGAAGAAAAGCTGCGGCCGCTTCTGGAGCGGCTGACGATCGCTCATGGAACGCGGCTGGAGCCGGCGGAGGAAGGCGGACACTTCATCATCCACTGGGGCGCTTACCATCCGGACCGCGGCAGCGCCGACGTGCTCCAGCCGGTGAAGGCGGTGCTGCTGGCCGGAAGCTCCGTACGGGCGGGGGAGACCCTGGCCCTGCACGGGATGGACAGCGCCCTTGGCGAGGTGGAGGCGGCCGGCGGCAGAAGCCGGCGCGGGAAGCAGCGGGGGGGTGCCGCGGAGGACGAGGGATGGACGCACGACTTCCTCGTGCCCGTCTTCCACCTCGAAGCGCTGACTCTGCTGCACCGGGGACCGGGCGTGTTCTACGGGGGCCGCGTCCCGGCCGGTGTCCGGCTGCCGGAAGGGCTGCCGGACCGCGGTTACGAGGAGGTGGGTCTCGAGCAGCCCACCTATTACGGCTCGAAGGCGCTTCGCGAAGCCGTCAAGGCGCTGTACGCCTTGGGGCTCGATTACGGGGTCGTCCGCATCGGCGTGCGCACCGGGGGGACGCTCGCTGTGCGGCGCGTCGAAGCCGTGCCGGAGCTGACCCCGCGGCTCGCGGAGCTGTTCGCCGGGGCGATGAACCGCTACGGCGCCCGGCTGGACGAGCGGCGGGGGGCGCCGCAGCTGGACGTGATGCTCGGCGCGGACCCTGAGTTTCTCCTGCTCAACGGGCGGGGCAAGGTGAGGTTCGCCTCGGCGTTCATGGACAAGGACGGGCCGGTCGGCTGTGATGCGATCGTGCTCCCGAGCCGGCGCAAAATCTATCCTCTCGCCGAGCTGCGGCCCCGGCCGAGCACGGAGGTGCGCGAGCTGATCGTCCAGCTCCACCGGACGCTGCAGCTGGCCGCCAGGCGCATCACCGACGAGGAGCTCGTCTGGGTGGCGGGAGGCATGCCGGTGAAGGGCTTTCCGCTGGGCGGGCATATTCACTTCTCCCGCGTGGACCTGGAGAGCCGGCTGCTCCGCGTGCTGGACAATTACCTGGCCCTGCCGCTTACCCTCATCGAAGACGGGTCCACCGGCCAGCGGCGGCCGCAGTACGGCTTCCTCGGCGACTTCCGTCGCCAGCGGCACGGGGGCTTCGAGTACCGGGTGCTCCCGAGCTGGATGGTGTCGCCGGCCGTCGCCAAGGGCGTGCTTGCGCTGGCCAAGCTGGCGGCGGAGCATTATCCGCAGCTGCGCCAGCGTCCGCTGTCCGATCCCGAGGTCGCCAAGGCCTATTACCGGGGGGACAAGAGCCGGATCCGTCCGCTGCTGCCCGCGCTGTGGCGGGATCTGGAGCGGCTGCCGGGCTACGCCGCGCTGGAGGATTACCTGCTGCCGCTGCGCCGGATGATGGTGCAGATGCGGCCGTGGAACGAGCGAGAGGACATCCGCACCAAGTGGAAAATACGACCGTACTCTTGA
- a CDS encoding S41 family peptidase — protein sequence MKRKKSMNMWRRSAAAVLSMTLLLPAAQPLQAAGTESSGASRVQEVMELLQKKHVSAPSADALSDAAVKAMVESLEDPYTQYFTPEELQQFEDAVENQYVGIGVRIGLEPEGVYIADVFEGSPAKEAGLAPGDLIVTVGGTSVAGKKTGEVAELIAGEPGTTVVVGVVRGSETKEFTVSRKKVQIPTVVSRVFPSKVGYLEIASFSSDADELLEKELAELKSQGIRSLILDLRDNPGGLLESAKGMIRQFVKEGTLIHTLDSSRVDKPVEFSGGTTQPFPLYVLVNENSASASEVLTGALQDYGAAKVIGAHTYGKGSVQSVYELEGGGALKVTIEEYLTPKNRKVNHVGLDPDVAVEGYLAQLLTALRLAGEKEPVLTADPRITTVGGVMVQDTLDVVREGGQTYVPARALAAYLGGTVQWNEASRSVVLVSADGTTMYTPGEGGFLLKEGTGFVSLNGVSKDAFGSSLQWIDDGRKLTIRTGASK from the coding sequence ATGAAACGCAAAAAAAGCATGAACATGTGGCGCCGTTCGGCGGCCGCCGTCCTGTCGATGACCCTGCTGCTTCCGGCAGCGCAGCCTCTGCAGGCCGCAGGTACCGAAAGCTCTGGCGCCAGCCGGGTGCAGGAAGTCATGGAGCTCCTTCAGAAGAAGCATGTCAGCGCCCCTTCGGCGGACGCCTTGTCGGATGCGGCGGTGAAGGCCATGGTGGAGTCGCTTGAGGATCCGTATACGCAGTACTTTACACCGGAAGAGCTCCAGCAGTTCGAAGATGCGGTGGAGAACCAGTACGTCGGCATCGGCGTGCGGATCGGCCTGGAGCCGGAAGGCGTGTATATCGCCGATGTGTTCGAAGGCTCGCCCGCCAAGGAAGCCGGGCTTGCCCCAGGCGACCTGATCGTGACGGTCGGCGGCACCTCGGTGGCCGGCAAGAAAACCGGTGAAGTCGCCGAGCTGATCGCCGGCGAGCCGGGCACGACGGTGGTGGTCGGGGTCGTCCGCGGCAGCGAGACGAAGGAATTCACCGTCAGCCGCAAGAAGGTTCAGATTCCAACGGTCGTCTCCCGCGTATTCCCGTCGAAGGTCGGTTACCTGGAGATCGCAAGCTTCTCGAGCGATGCGGACGAGCTGCTCGAGAAGGAGCTTGCCGAGCTGAAGAGCCAGGGGATCCGCTCGCTGATCCTCGACCTGCGGGATAACCCGGGCGGTCTGCTCGAATCGGCGAAGGGCATGATCCGGCAGTTCGTCAAGGAAGGCACGCTGATTCATACGCTCGACAGCAGCCGAGTGGACAAGCCGGTGGAATTCTCGGGCGGTACGACACAGCCGTTCCCGCTCTACGTGCTCGTCAATGAGAACAGCGCTTCGGCCTCCGAGGTGCTGACCGGCGCCCTGCAGGACTACGGGGCGGCGAAGGTGATCGGGGCCCATACGTACGGCAAGGGAAGCGTACAAAGCGTATACGAGCTTGAGGGCGGAGGCGCCCTGAAGGTCACGATCGAGGAGTACCTCACACCGAAGAACCGCAAGGTGAACCACGTCGGCCTCGATCCGGACGTTGCGGTGGAGGGCTATCTCGCCCAGCTGCTGACGGCTCTCCGGCTCGCCGGCGAGAAGGAGCCCGTGCTGACGGCCGACCCGCGCATTACGACCGTAGGCGGCGTGATGGTGCAGGATACGCTGGACGTCGTGCGCGAGGGCGGACAGACCTATGTTCCGGCTCGTGCGCTGGCCGCTTACCTTGGCGGTACGGTCCAGTGGAACGAGGCTTCCCGCTCGGTGGTGCTTGTCTCGGCTGACGGTACCACGATGTATACGCCGGGCGAGGGGGGCTTCCTGCTGAAGGAAGGCACCGGGTTCGTTTCGCTGAACGGGGTATCGAAGGATGCCTTCGGCAGCTCGCTGCAGTGGATCGATGACGGACGGAAGCTGACGATCCGCACCGGCGCTTCGAAGTAG
- the mutL gene encoding DNA mismatch repair endonuclease MutL — protein MGKITILDEHIANQIAAGEVVERPSSVVKELVENAVDAGSTRVDVSIEEGGLQLIRVTDNGGGIEEDDVEAAFFRHATSKIATSQDLFSIRTLGFRGEALPSIAAVSKVECLTSAGSTGLGTRLRIEGGTVRLKEDAAAQRGTDLSVRELFYNTPARLKYMKTVQTELGHVTDYMYRLALAYPNIAFTLKHNGHVLLQTLGSGDLLQAVAAVYGSSLAKSMLKIEGETLDYKLEGLISKPELTRANRGGITTVINGRYIRSFPVNQALLQGYHTLLPIGRFPVAVLHLTMDPTLVDVNVHPAKLEVRFSKEPELIALIENAVRETLGRQRLIPQGGAPAAPARVREQLVQEQLELYRPQAASAAEPARVREQLVQEQLELYRPQAASAAEPAAVPPAAVRSEAPAASPGGSPFGGGPRGAGAPAPAAQPQAQAPWAPPARADGPAASAPRLREAGAAYAERPAPARGPGDARETAAASGALLRALAQTEASAPPALPAFPKLTPIGQLHGTYIVAQNEEGLFLVDQHAAHERINYEHYFDLFGRPAEASQELLVPMTLEYTSVEALRLTEKLPQLEQAGVYLEPFGGTSFLVRAYPHWLPKGEEQAIVEEMIDLLLQDKKGIDIAKFREKAAIMCSCKASIKANQSMGTLEIEVLLDRLAACRNPYTCPHGRPIVVSFSTYELEKMFKRVM, from the coding sequence ATGGGAAAAATCACAATCTTGGATGAACATATCGCGAACCAGATCGCGGCGGGCGAAGTGGTCGAGCGGCCGTCCTCCGTCGTCAAGGAGCTCGTGGAAAATGCGGTTGACGCCGGAAGCACCCGCGTCGACGTGTCCATCGAGGAAGGCGGACTGCAGCTGATCCGGGTTACGGATAACGGCGGAGGGATCGAAGAGGACGATGTCGAGGCCGCCTTCTTCCGTCATGCGACGAGCAAGATCGCCACGTCCCAGGATCTGTTCAGCATCCGCACGCTCGGCTTCCGGGGCGAGGCGCTGCCGAGTATCGCGGCGGTGAGCAAGGTGGAATGCCTCACTTCAGCCGGTTCTACCGGTCTGGGCACCCGCCTCCGCATCGAAGGGGGGACCGTCCGTCTCAAGGAGGATGCGGCCGCACAGCGCGGAACCGATTTGTCGGTGCGCGAGCTGTTTTATAACACGCCGGCGCGTCTAAAATATATGAAGACGGTCCAGACGGAGCTCGGCCATGTGACGGACTACATGTACCGCCTCGCCCTGGCGTATCCGAACATTGCTTTCACGCTGAAGCACAACGGCCATGTCCTGCTCCAGACGCTGGGCAGCGGCGACCTGCTGCAGGCCGTGGCGGCGGTGTACGGTTCGTCGCTTGCCAAGAGCATGCTGAAGATCGAGGGGGAGACGCTCGATTACAAGCTCGAAGGCCTGATCTCGAAGCCCGAGCTGACGCGGGCCAACCGCGGCGGCATCACGACGGTCATCAACGGCCGCTACATCCGCAGCTTCCCGGTCAACCAGGCGCTCCTGCAGGGGTATCATACCCTGCTGCCGATCGGACGCTTCCCGGTGGCGGTGCTGCATCTGACGATGGACCCGACGCTGGTCGACGTCAACGTGCATCCCGCGAAGCTGGAGGTGCGCTTCAGCAAGGAGCCTGAGCTCATCGCGCTCATCGAGAACGCGGTGCGCGAGACGCTCGGCCGCCAGCGGCTGATCCCGCAGGGCGGAGCACCGGCGGCGCCGGCGCGCGTGCGTGAGCAGCTCGTGCAGGAGCAGCTCGAGCTGTACCGGCCGCAGGCCGCCTCCGCGGCGGAGCCGGCGCGCGTGCGTGAGCAGCTCGTGCAGGAGCAGCTCGAGCTGTACCGGCCGCAGGCCGCCTCCGCGGCGGAGCCGGCGGCAGTCCCGCCGGCCGCCGTGCGCAGCGAAGCGCCGGCCGCTTCGCCGGGCGGCAGCCCCTTCGGCGGCGGCCCGCGCGGCGCAGGCGCCCCTGCGCCCGCTGCACAGCCGCAGGCGCAGGCGCCTTGGGCGCCGCCCGCACGCGCGGACGGCCCGGCGGCGTCCGCGCCGCGGCTGCGCGAAGCCGGCGCGGCCTATGCCGAGCGGCCTGCGCCGGCGCGGGGGCCGGGCGATGCCCGCGAGACCGCCGCGGCCAGCGGAGCGCTGCTGCGCGCGCTGGCGCAGACGGAAGCGTCCGCGCCTCCCGCGCTGCCGGCGTTCCCGAAGCTGACGCCGATCGGCCAGCTGCACGGCACGTATATCGTCGCGCAGAACGAGGAAGGGCTGTTCCTCGTCGATCAGCATGCGGCGCATGAGCGGATCAACTACGAGCACTACTTCGACCTGTTCGGCCGTCCGGCCGAGGCGAGCCAGGAGCTCCTTGTGCCGATGACGCTTGAGTACACCTCGGTCGAGGCGCTCCGGCTGACGGAGAAGCTGCCCCAGCTCGAGCAGGCGGGGGTGTACCTGGAGCCGTTCGGAGGCACGTCGTTCCTCGTGCGGGCTTATCCGCACTGGCTTCCGAAGGGCGAGGAGCAGGCGATCGTCGAAGAGATGATCGACCTGCTGCTGCAGGACAAGAAGGGCATCGACATTGCGAAGTTCCGGGAGAAGGCGGCGATCATGTGCTCGTGCAAGGCTTCGATCAAGGCGAACCAGAGCATGGGCACCCTTGAGATCGAGGTGCTGCTCGACCGGCTGGCCGCCTGCCGCAATCCGTACACCTGTCCGCACGGCCGGCCGATTGTGGTCAGCTTCTCAACATACGAATTAGAGAAAATGTTCAAAAGGGTGATGTAA